The genomic stretch CTCGTCGTCTTCGGGCAAGAGACCGGGCATCGAGTTGTTCCACAGCAGTTCGTCGCCGATGGCCGAATAGACGAAGCGATGCAGCGTGTCGAGACGCTCGATGGTGGCCGCGGCGTCCTGCTCGGCGGGCGTGATCAGTTCGAGCAGTGCTTCGGAATAATCGGTGGTCAGCGAAGGATGCGTGAGCGCCGAGCCGAGCGAGCGCGGATGCTGCGTCATCGCGAGATGGCCGTCGGACAGCACGCGCAAGCTTTCCTTTTCGATGCCGCGCAAACCGGCTGCCAGCGCGTCGCGCTGCGGGCCGGATGTCAGCACGGACAGGCGATGCAGAAGCGCGTCGGTCGTGCGGGTGGAAGTCGTGTATGGCATTGATGCGGGTCGAACAGGGTCGGCCGCCATGCGCCGCACGGTGCTGCTGGAGCGCGGTCGACAACGTTCGGCGGAATTTTCAGTAGCGGGCACTTTAACATCTCGCCAGAACCGCTGCTTGGCGTTGCCTCAGGCCGGGCTCGCGCCGCTTGCGGCGGGGTTCGCGAGGTTCGTGCACGTTCTCTCACTGTACGCCGCGCGAGGCCGCAAAGTCGATTCCCGGCGCGGGCTTGAATGTGCGGCAAACCGCTAGCCGCCGCGTGCCGCACCCGCGCGATCGGCGATTTCGTTCCACAGATGCATCGCCGCGTAGGCGCGCCACGGCCGCCAGGCGTCGGTGCGGGCACGCTGCTGATTGGGGCGCACGAGCGCGGGGTCGCGGGCCGCGATGGCCTGCATCAGCACGAGATCCCATGCGGGCCACGCATCGGCGTCGCGCCAGGCGCGCATCGCGACGTATTCGACGGTCCACGGACCGATGCCCGGCAGCGCGAGCAGCGACGCACGCAGCTGGATAAGATCGAAGGAGGCGCTGCCGACGCTGTCTATGGGCACTTCCCCATCCGCCACGGCGCGCGCGAATCCTTGCAGCGCCTGAATGCGCTTGCCCGGCATGCCGATGCCCGCGAGGTCGACGGCGGCGAGCGCGGCGGGCGTCGGAAAGCGCCAGGCGGTGCTTTCATGCGGATGACCGTCGATGCGCTCGCCGGCGCGCTGCACGATTCGGCCGATGATCGTCGTCGCGGCCTTCACGCTGACCTGCTGGCCGACGATAGCGCGCACGACGAGTTCGAACCCGGACCACGCGCCGGGCACGCGAAGGCCGGGCGCCGCGGCGACCAGCGGCGCGAGCCACGGATCGGCGGCAAGGGCTGCGCCGATCGATCGAGGGTCGGCGTGCAGATCGAACATGCGGGCAATCGGCGCGGCGAGCGCGTCCGCATGGCGGCTTACCGCGCCATCGAGCGTGGCGACGATGCAATGCCGGCGCGGATGCTTGCGGACGGTGAGCGTCCCGCTGTCGCCGTTCCATCCGATCGCGCGACGCCATACGCCGTCTTCGACGGCTTCGACGCCCGGCGTCGCGCGTCCGCCGAAAAATCGCAGGATGCGCGGCCAGTCATAGGGCGCTTTGAACGGCAGTTCGAGTACGGCTGTCGGCGTGGTGCTCAAGCGGCGTGGTCCATGTCGGCGGTCGTGGGGGTGGCTTCGTCGGCAGTGCTGGATTCACGCTGCGCTTCCGTGTCGAGCAGCGTCGCCTTGCGCGCGGTGCCCCAGCGATAACCCGCGAGTGCGCCGCCCTTCTGCACGACGCGATGACAGGGTATCGCAAGCGCCACCGGGTTGGATGCGCACGCGTTGGCGACGGCGCG from Paraburkholderia phymatum STM815 encodes the following:
- a CDS encoding DNA-3-methyladenine glycosylase family protein; the protein is MSTTPTAVLELPFKAPYDWPRILRFFGGRATPGVEAVEDGVWRRAIGWNGDSGTLTVRKHPRRHCIVATLDGAVSRHADALAAPIARMFDLHADPRSIGAALAADPWLAPLVAAAPGLRVPGAWSGFELVVRAIVGQQVSVKAATTIIGRIVQRAGERIDGHPHESTAWRFPTPAALAAVDLAGIGMPGKRIQALQGFARAVADGEVPIDSVGSASFDLIQLRASLLALPGIGPWTVEYVAMRAWRDADAWPAWDLVLMQAIAARDPALVRPNQQRARTDAWRPWRAYAAMHLWNEIADRAGAARGG